From Astatotilapia calliptera chromosome 19, fAstCal1.2, whole genome shotgun sequence, a single genomic window includes:
- the LOC113012583 gene encoding tumor necrosis factor alpha-induced protein 2-like isoform X2: MSQMMDKSTENPSNDTVSTKSNGSIKSDEKTSTDGGINVGMMGKFRRSLRLPTRKNPPSPGDKESKLSPESDEPAKKLDSAASPQPPSPSLSPGSASTSPKSNQEKEDDESDVSSHKSRPLTPSNTDPSMPKFENTLNRLRESFRWRRKKEVDTLPSEDLKEEKGLGDGSSATCLENEEKKEDEESDVSSLKSKPATPSKTDPSVPGFDNALYRLRESFPWRRKKEVPSEDLKEEKGLGDGSSATCLENEEKKEDEESDVSSLKSKPATPSKTDPSMPRFDNTFNRLRESIRWRRKKEVDTLPSEDLKEEKGLGDGSSATCLENEEKKEEEESDVSSLKSKPATPSKTDPSMPRFDNTFNRLRESFPWRRKKEVDTLPSEDLKEEKGLGDGSSATCLENEEKKEDEESDVSSLKSKPATPSKTDPSMPRFDNTFNRLRESIRWRRKQEVDTLPSEDLKEEKDPNNRSQKRKFYFKQKRDEDKPPSMDEKVTPTFEEYLERQAFCEATQELIDREKHLFWETAEAEANKEAVEKLAADHKALEEHVWQILQQSFSLSSEEASASALKSAVKAINLEEEQDQLWKQNSQTPPAWRPSEWKKHHDKVLHELVNGRMDNPSSPTGDQVNQSTIQATIQSMGKQLKDDLQQVVEKVNNCYPPEMDICNFYARQYHQTVKARLRKIVGSVGSVDDCSFLLQWVKESYPEILEKPELASNINTEALGNLLPDELLKPLEEQYLSKQQSDLMIFIDRVLDEAKKEWDQGKEPTRDDGCYASPVAYDVIQFIYGIVTSAHKIVDGHKAQKITSNLTDFMQRYQKFHEDVIKQNKPHSKAFIKANLSCVEKFRDFFEKHDLFPENVRENCLPVLTEMKQSAHTYLLTSVRKVLKPHYQKVGTSDWLKKNTFEKLLNSTEDELQELQGSSQSSYQELIGRLQQEVTVEYVQRLLKGEVKLKDSNQQQKAYETVQENGEKLHELFARMGSKQDWLKEILTKIAEVLKLQDIPAIQMQIVSLGSAYPDLSEKHLSALLKLKANLSKVDKKTIKTTVLDILKESHTNAETRAFFSKVEVTGS; the protein is encoded by the exons ATGTCACAAATGATGGACAAGTCCACTGAGAACCCCAGCAATGACACGGTGTCCACCAAGAGCAACGGATCCATCAAGAGCGATGAGAAGACGTCGACTGATGGTGGCATAAATGTGGGCATGATGGGGAAGTTTAGAAGGAGCCTCCGGCTTCCAACACGGAAGAATCCTCCATCTCCTGGTGACAAGGAATCCAAGTTATCACCAGAATCAGATGAACCTGCAAAGAAGTTGGATTCTGCGGCTTCACCACAACCTCCGTCACCCA gtctgaGTCCTGGCTCTGCATCCACCTCTCCGAAGAGCAACCAGGAAAAAGAGGATGATGAGTCAGATGTTTCTTCTCACAAATCCAGACCACTAACACCATCAAACACAG aTCCCAGTATGCCGAAGTTTGAAAATACATTAAACAGACTGAGAGAATCTTTTCGTTGGAGACGAAAAAAGGAAGTGGATACACTCCCCTCTGAAGACTTGAAGGAAGAAAAAG GTCTTGGCGACGGctcttcagccacctgtctggagaatgaagagaaaaaagaggatGAAGAGTCAGATGTTTCTTCTCTCAAATCCAAACCAGCGACACCATCAAAGACAG atccCAGTGTGCCGGGGTTTGATAATGCATTATATAGACTGAGAGAGTCCTTTCCTTGGAGACGGAAAAAGGAAGTCCCTTCTGAAGACTTGAAGGAAGAAAAAG GTCTTGGCGACGGctcttcagccacctgtctggagaatgaagagaaaaaagaggatGAAGAGTCAGATGTTTCTTCTCTCAAATCCAAACCAGCGACACCATCAAAGACAG ATCCCAGCATGCCGAGGTTTGATAATACATTTAATAGACTGAGAGAATCCATTCGTTGGAGACGGAAAAAGGAAGTGGATACACTCCCCTCTGAAGACTTGAAGGAAGAAAAAG GTCTTGGCGACGGctcttcagccacctgtctggagaatgaagagaaaaaagaggaagaagagtcaGATGTTTCTTCTCTCAAATCCAAACCAGCGACACCATCAAAGACAG ATCCCAGCATGCCGAGGTTTGATAATACATTTAATAGACTGAGAGAATCCTTTCCTTGGAGACGGAAAAAGGAAGTGGATACACTCCCCTCTGAAGACTTGAAGGAAGAAAAAG GTCTTGGCGACGGctcttcagccacctgtctggagaatgaagagaaaaaagaggatGAAGAGTCAGATGTTTCTTCTCTCAAATCCAAACCAGCGACACCATCAAAGACAG ATCCCAGCATGCCGAGGTTTGATAATACATTTAATAGACTGAGAGAATCCATTCGTTGGAGacggaaacaggaagtggataCACTCCCCTCTGAAGACTTGAAGGAAGAAAAAG ATCCCAACAATAGATCCCAAAagagaaagttttattttaaacagaaaagggACGAGGATAAACCCCCCTCGATGGATGAAAAAG TGACTCCTACTTTTGAGGAATACCTTGAAAGGCAAGCCTTTTGTGAAGCCACTCAGGAACTGATAGACAGGGAGAAACATCTGTTTTGGGAGACAGCTGAGGCGGAGGCCAACAAGGAAGCAGTAGAAAAGCTTGCTGCAGACCATAAAGCCCTTGAAGAGCATGTATGGcagattctgcagcagagcttTTCTCTCAGCAGTGAGGAAGCATCAGCGTCTGCTCTGAAGTCTGCAGTGAAAGCCATCAACCTTGAGGAAGAGCAGGACCAGCTATGGAAACAAAATTCTCAAACTCCACCAGCCTGGAGGCCCAGCGAGTGGAAGAAGCACCATGACAAAGTGCTTCATGAATTAGTAAATGGGCGTATGGATAATCCATCGAGCCCCACTGGTGACCAGGTTAACCAGTCAACTATCCAGGCAACTATCCAGTCCATGGGCAAACAGCTGAAGGacgacctgcagcaggtggTGGAGAAGGTGAACAACTGCTACCCACCAGAGATGGACATCTGTAACTTTTATGCAAGACAGTACCATCAAACTGTCAAGGCCAGGCTCAGAAAGATTGTGGGTTCTGTGGGTTCTGTGGATGACTGCAGTTTCCTCCTGCAATGGGTGAAGGAATCTTATCCAGA AATCCTTGAAAAACCTGAGCTGGCCAGTAATATCAATACTGAAGCGCTGGGAAACCTGCTTCCTGACGAGTTACTGAAACCTCTGGAGGAGCAGTACCTCAGCAAACAACAG aGCGACCTGATGATTTTTATTGACCGAGTATTGGATGAAGCAAAGAAAGAGTGGGATCAAGGAAAGGAGCCCACAAGAGATGATGGTTGCTACGCCAGTCCTGTGGCCTATGATGTCATCCAG TTTATCTACGGCATCGTGACATCAGCGCACAAAATTGTAGACGGACACAAAGCCCAGAAAATAACATCCAACCTGACAGACTTCATGCAGAG GTATCAAAAATTTCACGAAGACGTCATTAAGCAGAACAAACCGCACAGCAAAGCTTTCATAAAGGCAAACCTCAGCTGTGTCGAAAAGTTCAG GGACTTCTTTGAGAAGCACGATCTGTTCCCAGAGAATGTGCGGGAAAACTGTTTGCCGGTCCTGACTGAGATGAAACAGTCTGCCCACACTTATTTATTAACCTCTGTGCGCAAGGTCCTCAAA CCACACTACCAGAAGGTGGGAACCAGTGACTGGCTGAAGAAGAACACGTTTGAGAAGCTGCTGAACAGCACTGAAGACGAGCTTCAAGAACTTCAGGGTTCCAGTCAGTCCTCTTACCAG GAGCTGATTGGTCGGCTTCAGCAGGAAGTGACAGTAGAATATGTCCAGAGGCTCCTGAAAGGAGAGGTCAAACTGAAGGACAGCAATCAGCAGCAGAAGGCTTACGAGACTGTGCAAGAAAATGGAGAGAAACTGCACGAGCTGTTTGCCAGAATG GGATCCAAACAAGACTGGTTAAAGGAAATCCTGACCAAGATTGCAGAAGTGCTAAAACTCCAAGATATTCCTGCCATACAGATGCAAATCGTTTCACTGGGATCTGCTTATCCCGACCTCAG TGAAAAACATCTTTCAGCTCTGCTTAAACTCAAAGCAAACCTCTCCAAAGTCGACAAGAAAACCATCAAAACCACAGTGCTGGACATACTGAAAGAAAGCCATACTAATGCTGAAACCCGGGCGTTTTTCTCCAAAGTTGAAGTGACGGGCAGTTGA